TCTGATGCTGAATCATAAAAAGCATGCCCATATTGTTGTTTAATTTTCTCAGCATTGTCATATGTAGTATTTAATGATTTAGCGATATCTGTTGTTATACTTCTACCAGCCATTTCAATTGTATCCGCATCTACAAGATTTCCTCTTTCATAGAAACCTACTTGCGTTAAATCTTCACCAATATCAATGACACATGCGCCTAATTCTACTTCTGTTGGAGACAATACAGATTGATAGTTATAAGCATCAGAGAATACTTCTAACACATCTACTCCACATGACTCTACACATTTAATTATATTTATTAACTGAGATTTAGATGTAGCAATAACTCCTGCCTCTACTTTCAATGATTGAGTTGCAACCATTTCTTTAGGGTCAGATACTTCATGTAAATCATCAACAATAAATTTAACTGGAAATACACCAATGACTTCTGTTTCAGGGATATCATTTAAATCTCTTATGCCTTCTAAAACAGATTCAATATGACTTCCGTTTATTTCAGTTTCAGTTCCTTCAAAAGGTATTTCAAATTTCTCGTCGTATATTTCAGTATTCACGATAGGCATTTTTAAAAAGACTTCTTTTATATCAACACCAGAAGCAATTGCTGCTTTCTTAATAGTGTCTTTAATAGCTTGTTTAGCTATATCAAAATCATCGATACAACCATTTCTAACGCCATTTGTATACGTATGCCCTGTACCTATCACGTTAATGCCATTATGAAATTTTTCTCCTACTATTACTTTTACACTCGATGAACCTATATCTAAACTAATATAATAATGCTCTTCCATCGATAGGCACCTCCTCTAACACATGATAATCAAATTTACACTATTATTAGTTTACATGATAGTCGATTTAATGTGAACTAATTATATGTTTATTTATTGATTTTTTACTTATTCTTCCGTTTTTTTATCTTTTTTTGTTTCTTCATCTGATTTATCGATTTCTTTAGATAAATCTTGCAATGCTTGGTCTAGCTTTTTGTGTTCAGTTTTTGTACTTTCTTCTTGCTTAGTTTCTTTATCAGTACGTTCTTTTTGTTGTTCTTTCGTTTCATAAGGTAAGAAAGTCGCACCGACTTGGAAATCAATATACCCAGGTGTTTTTAATTGGCCTGAGTTGTCTCTCTCTAATTTATCAGAAATACTAGGATAATAATTCATTTTTTTCGCAAAAGTTTGAATATCACCAATAATTTCTACACCATCTGTCATAAAGAACTGAATTCTATTTTGATTATTCTTTCCGGGTTTATAATTAACTTCGGAAATCATCGATCTCACATTTGGTTTTACTTTGCTTAATTCAGGTATTACTTTATCTAATTTTTTCGAACTAAAATCATTTAATATAGGAACATCTATTGGTAAATCTGTTGAA
The Mammaliicoccus sp. Dog046 genome window above contains:
- the ftsA gene encoding cell division protein FtsA, with amino-acid sequence MEEHYYISLDIGSSSVKVIVGEKFHNGINVIGTGHTYTNGVRNGCIDDFDIAKQAIKDTIKKAAIASGVDIKEVFLKMPIVNTEIYDEKFEIPFEGTETEINGSHIESVLEGIRDLNDIPETEVIGVFPVKFIVDDLHEVSDPKEMVATQSLKVEAGVIATSKSQLINIIKCVESCGVDVLEVFSDAYNYQSVLSPTEVELGACVIDIGEDLTQVGFYERGNLVDADTIEMAGRSITTDIAKSLNTTYDNAEKIKQQYGHAFYDSASDQDVFSVEQVNEDGHAQFTQKELSEIIESRVEEIFFEVFDLLQEMGITNVNGGFVVTGGTSNLLGIKELLQDMVNEKVRVHTPSQMGIRKPEFTSSISTISSGVVFDELLDYVTMNNYDADNIEEETYEDVNQETKAKPYEQWFKKKTNKEKNNDAKASNSGEEQYSEATHDSENQEEKPSVLKKLMKSLFD
- a CDS encoding cell division protein FtsQ/DivIB, translating into MNKSSENHEDVLQFETSTDDERLKKLRMKRKRSRQIQLGIFIGVILFVILIVLYMFTDISKVDKVDIKGEKLVAKSDIKKALNIKSDSRIYNLPISDMKSKIEKYEGVKNVEIKRHFPNDLTVEVKEYETVGLIKKKKGYEPLLENGSTVKNLSTDLPIDVPILNDFSSKKLDKVIPELSKVKPNVRSMISEVNYKPGKNNQNRIQFFMTDGVEIIGDIQTFAKKMNYYPSISDKLERDNSGQLKTPGYIDFQVGATFLPYETKEQQKERTDKETKQEESTKTEHKKLDQALQDLSKEIDKSDEETKKDKKTEE